A genomic stretch from Canis lupus familiaris isolate Mischka breed German Shepherd chromosome 17, alternate assembly UU_Cfam_GSD_1.0, whole genome shotgun sequence includes:
- the ITGA10 gene encoding integrin alpha-10 isoform X2 — MELPLIPHLLLPVVFLTGLCSPFNLDVHHPRLFPGPPEAEFGYSVLQHVGGGRRWMLVGAPWDGPSGDRRGDVYRCPVGGSHSAPCAKGHLGDYPLGNSSHPAVNMHLGMSLLETDNDGGFMVTKACAPLWSRACGSSVFSSGICARVDASFRPQGSLAPTAQRCPTYMDVVIVLDGSNSIYPWSEVQTFLRRLVGRLFIDPEQVQVGLVQYGESPVHEWSLGDFRTKEEVVRAARNLSRREGRETKTAQAILVACTEGFSLSRGGRPEAARLLVVVTDGESHDGEELPAALKACEAGRVTRYGIAVLGHYLRRQRDPTSFLREIRMIANDPDERFFFNVTDEAALTDIVDALGDRIFGLEGSHGENESSFGLEMSQIGFSTHRLKDGILFGMVGAYDWGGSVLWLEEGHHLFPPRTALEDEFPPAFQNHAAYLGYSVSSMLLRGGRRLFLSGAPRFRHRGKVIAFQLKKDGAVRVAQSLQGEQIGSYFGSELCPLDTDGDGTTNVLLVAAPMFLGPQNKETGRVYVYLVGQSLLTLQGTLQPEPPQDARFGFAMGAIPDLNQDGFADVAVGAPLEDGHHGALYLYHGTQSGIRPRPAQRIAAISMPQALSYFGRSVDGRLDLDGDDLVDVAVGAQGAAVLLSSRPIVHLGPSLEVTPPAISVVQKNCSRRGQEAACLSAALCFQVTSRTPGRWNRRFYLRFTASLDEWTAGARAVFDGSGQRLSPRRLQLSVGNVTCEQLRFHVLDTSDYLRPLALTVTFALDNTTKPGPVLDEGSPTSIQKLVPFSKDCGPDNECITDLVLQASVDIRGSRRDPFVVRGGRQKVLVSATLENRKENAYNTSLSLSFSRNLHLASFTSQRDSPVKVECAAPSPHVRLCSVAHPVFRTGAKVTFLLEFEFSCSSLLSQVLVRLTASSNSLEKNGTLQDNTAQISAYIQYEPHLLFSSESTLHRYEVHPYGTLPVGPEFKTTLRVQNLGCYVVSGLIISAFLPAVAHGGNYFLSLSQVVTNNASCTVQNLTEPPQPPVHPEEFQYMNRLNGSNTRCQVVRCHLGRLAKGTEVSVGLLRLVHNEFFRRAKFKSLTVVSTFELGAKEGSVLRLPEASRWSESLLEVIQTRPVLISLWILIGSVLGGLLLLALLVFCLWKLGFFTRKKIPEEEKREGKLEQ; from the exons ATGGAACTCCCCCTCATCCCTCACCTGCTCTTGCCCGTGGTGTTCCTGACAG GTCTGTGCTCCCCCTTTAACCTGGATGTGCATCACCCGCGCCTCTTCCCAGGGCCACCTGAGGCAGAATTTGGATATAGTGTCTTACAACATGTCGGGGGTGGCCGTCGATG GATGCTGGTGGGCGCCCCCTGGGATGGGCCTTCAGGAGACAGAAGGGGGGATGTTTATCGCTGCCCTGTCGGGGGCTCCCACAGTGCTCCATGTGCCAAAGGCCATTTGG gtgactatccactgggaaattCATCTCATCCTGCTGTGAATATGCACCTGGGAATGTCTCTGCTAGAGACAGACAACGATGGGGGATTCATGGTGACTAAG GCTTGTGCCCCTCTCTGGTCTCGTGCTTGCGGCTCCTCTGTCTTCAGTTCTGGGATATGTGCCCGCGTAGATGCTTCATTCcggccccagggcagcctggcaCCCACCGCACAAC GCTGTCCCACCTACATGGATGTTGTCATCGTCTTGGACGGCTCCAATAGCATCTATCCCTGGTCTGAAGTTCAGACTTTCCTACGAAGACTGGTAGGGAGACTGTTCATTGACCCAGAGCAAGTACAG GTGGGACTGGTGCAGTATGGGGAAAGCCCTGTGCATGAGTGGTCCCTGGGAGATTTCCGAACCAAGGAAGAAGTGGTGAGGGCAGCAAGGAACCTGAGTCGGCGAGAAGGACGAGAAACAAAGACTGCCCAAGCAATCCTGGTGGCCTG cACAGAAGGATTCAGTCTGTCCCGTGGTGGCCGACCAGAGGCTGCCAGGCTACTGGTGGTTGTCACGGATGGAGAGTCACACGATGGGGAGGAGCTTCCCGCTGCACTAAAGGCCTGTGAGGCTGGAAGAGTGACCCGCTATGGGATCGCG GTCCTTGGCCACTATCTCCGGAGGCAGCGAGACCCCACTTCCTTCCTGCGGGAAATCCGAATGATTGCCAATGACCCAGATGAGAGATTCTTCTTCAATGTCACAGATGAAGCTGCACTGACTGACATTGTAGACGCCCTGGGAGACCGGATTTTTGGCCTCGAGG GGTCCcatggagaaaatgaaagctCTTTCGGGCTGGAAATGTCTCAGATTGGTTTCTCCACTCATCGGCTGAAG GATGGGATTCTCTTTGGAATGGTGGGGGCCTACGACTGGGGGGGCTCTGTATTGTGGCTCGAAGAGGGTCACCACCTTTTCCCCCCACGGACAGCCCTGGAAGATGAGTTCCCCCCTGCTTTCCAGAACCATGCAGCCTACTTGG GTTACTCTGTTTCCTCCATGCTTTTGCGGGGTGGACGCCGCCTCTTTCTCTCAGGGGCTCCTCGGTTTAGACACAGAGGAAAGGTCATCGCCTTCCAGCTTAAGAAAGATGGGGCTGTGAGGGTTGCCCAGAGCCTCCAGGGGGAGCAG ATTGGTTCCTACTTTGGCAGTGAGCTCTGCCCATTGGATACAGATGGGGATGGAACAACCAATGTCTTACTTGTGGCTGCTCCCAtgttcctgggaccccagaataaGGAGACGGGGCGTGTTTATGTGTATCTGGTGGGGCAG TCCTTGCTGACACTCCAGGGCACGCTTCAGCCAGAACCCCCCCAGGATGCTCGGTTTGGCTTTGCCATGGGTGCCATTCCTGATCTGAACCAAGATGGTTTTGCTGATGTGGCTGTGGGGGCGCCCCTGGAGGATGGGCATCACGGAGCCCTGTACCTATATCATGGCACCCAGAGTGGAATCAGGCCCCGTCCTGCCCAG aGGATTGCTGCCATCTCCATGCCACAGGCCCTCAGCTACTTTGGCCGTAGTGTGGATGGCCGGCTGGATCTGGATGGAGATGACCTGGTAGATGTGGCTGTGGGTGCCCAAGGGGCAGCTGTCCTGCTCAG CTCCCGGCCCATTGTGCACCTGGGCCCCTCCCTGGAGGTGACCCCACCAGCCATCAGTGTGGTTCAGAAGAACTGCAGCCGGCGAGGCCAAGAGGCAGCCTGCCTTTCTGCGGCCCTTTGCTTCCAAGTGACCTCTCGCACTCCTGGCCGCTGGAATCGCCGATTCT ATTTGCGGTTTACAGCATCACTAGATGAGTGGACGGCAGGGGCGCGGGCTGTGTTTGATGGCTCTGGCCAGAGGCTGTCCCCTCGGAGGCTCCAGCTCAGCGTAGGGAATGTCACCTGTGAGCAGCTGCGCTTCCATGTGCTG GATACCTCAGATTACCTCCGGCCACTGGCCTTGACTGTGACCTTTGCATTGGACAACACCACGAAGCCAGGGCCTGTGCTGGATGAGGGCTCACCCACCTCCATACAAAAGCTG GTCCCCTTCTCAAAGGACTGTGGCCCTGACAATGAATGCATCACAGACCTGGTGCTTCAAGCCAGTGTAGACATCAGAGGCTCTAG GAGGGACCCATTCGTGGTTCGAGGAGGTCGGCAGAAAGTGCTGGTGTCAGCAACTCTGGAGAACAGGAAGGAAAATGCCTACAACACTAGCCTGAGTCTCAGCTTCTCCAGAAACCTCCATCTGGCCAGTTTCACGTCTCAG AGGGACAGCCCAGTGAAGGTGGAGTGTGCAGCCCCTTCCCCTCATGTCCGGCTCTGCAGTGTGGCTCACCCTGTCTTTCGGACTGGAGCCAAG GTGACCTTCCTGCTGGAGTTTGAGTTtagctgctcctccctcctgagCCAGGTCCTTGTGAGGCTGACTGCTTCAAG CAATAGCCTGGAGAAAAACGGGACCCTTCAAGATAACACAGCCCAGATCTCAGCCTACATTCAATATGAGCCCCACCTCCTGTTCTCCAG TGAGTCCACTCTGCACCGCTATGAGGTTCACCCATATGGGACCCTCCCAGTGGGTCCCGAATTCAAAACCACTCTTAGG GTTCAGAACCTTGGCTGCTATGTGGTCAGTGGCCTCATCATCTCAGCCTTCCTTCCAGCTGTAGCCCATGGGGGCAACTACTTCCTGTCATTGTCTCAAGTCGTCACTAACAAT GCAAGCTGCACAGTACAGAACCTGACCGAGCCTCCACAGCCCCCTGTGCACCCAGAGGAGTTTCAGTACATGAACAGACTG AATGGGAGCAACACTCGGTGTCAGGTCGTGAGGTGCCATCTTGGGCGACTGGCAAAGGGGACCGAGGTCTCTGTTGGACTATTGAGACTGGTTCACAATGAATTTTTCCGGAGg GCCAAATTCAAGTCTCTGACGGTGGTCAGCACCTTTGAGCTGGGAGCTAAGGAGGGCAGTGTCCTACGGCTGCCTGAAGCCTCTCGTTGGAGTGAG agcctgctggAGGTGATTCAGACCCGCCCTGTCCTCATCTCCCTATGGATCCTTATTGGCAGTGTCCTGGGAGGGCTTCTCCTACTTGCTCTCCTTGTCTTCTGTCTTTGGAAG CTTGGCTTCTTTACCCGTAAGAAAatccctgaggaagaaaaaagagaagggaaattggAGCAATGA
- the ITGA10 gene encoding integrin alpha-10 isoform X1, translating into MELPLIPHLLLPVVFLTGLCSPFNLDVHHPRLFPGPPEAEFGYSVLQHVGGGRRWMLVGAPWDGPSGDRRGDVYRCPVGGSHSAPCAKGHLGDYPLGNSSHPAVNMHLGMSLLETDNDGGFMVTKACAPLWSRACGSSVFSSGICARVDASFRPQGSLAPTAQRCPTYMDVVIVLDGSNSIYPWSEVQTFLRRLVGRLFIDPEQVQVGLVQYGESPVHEWSLGDFRTKEEVVRAARNLSRREGRETKTAQAILVACTEGFSLSRGGRPEAARLLVVVTDGESHDGEELPAALKACEAGRVTRYGIAVLGHYLRRQRDPTSFLREIRMIANDPDERFFFNVTDEAALTDIVDALGDRIFGLEGSHGENESSFGLEMSQIGFSTHRLKDGILFGMVGAYDWGGSVLWLEEGHHLFPPRTALEDEFPPAFQNHAAYLGYSVSSMLLRGGRRLFLSGAPRFRHRGKVIAFQLKKDGAVRVAQSLQGEQIGSYFGSELCPLDTDGDGTTNVLLVAAPMFLGPQNKETGRVYVYLVGQQSLLTLQGTLQPEPPQDARFGFAMGAIPDLNQDGFADVAVGAPLEDGHHGALYLYHGTQSGIRPRPAQRIAAISMPQALSYFGRSVDGRLDLDGDDLVDVAVGAQGAAVLLSSRPIVHLGPSLEVTPPAISVVQKNCSRRGQEAACLSAALCFQVTSRTPGRWNRRFYLRFTASLDEWTAGARAVFDGSGQRLSPRRLQLSVGNVTCEQLRFHVLDTSDYLRPLALTVTFALDNTTKPGPVLDEGSPTSIQKLVPFSKDCGPDNECITDLVLQASVDIRGSRRDPFVVRGGRQKVLVSATLENRKENAYNTSLSLSFSRNLHLASFTSQRDSPVKVECAAPSPHVRLCSVAHPVFRTGAKVTFLLEFEFSCSSLLSQVLVRLTASSNSLEKNGTLQDNTAQISAYIQYEPHLLFSSESTLHRYEVHPYGTLPVGPEFKTTLRVQNLGCYVVSGLIISAFLPAVAHGGNYFLSLSQVVTNNASCTVQNLTEPPQPPVHPEEFQYMNRLNGSNTRCQVVRCHLGRLAKGTEVSVGLLRLVHNEFFRRAKFKSLTVVSTFELGAKEGSVLRLPEASRWSESLLEVIQTRPVLISLWILIGSVLGGLLLLALLVFCLWKLGFFTRKKIPEEEKREGKLEQ; encoded by the exons ATGGAACTCCCCCTCATCCCTCACCTGCTCTTGCCCGTGGTGTTCCTGACAG GTCTGTGCTCCCCCTTTAACCTGGATGTGCATCACCCGCGCCTCTTCCCAGGGCCACCTGAGGCAGAATTTGGATATAGTGTCTTACAACATGTCGGGGGTGGCCGTCGATG GATGCTGGTGGGCGCCCCCTGGGATGGGCCTTCAGGAGACAGAAGGGGGGATGTTTATCGCTGCCCTGTCGGGGGCTCCCACAGTGCTCCATGTGCCAAAGGCCATTTGG gtgactatccactgggaaattCATCTCATCCTGCTGTGAATATGCACCTGGGAATGTCTCTGCTAGAGACAGACAACGATGGGGGATTCATGGTGACTAAG GCTTGTGCCCCTCTCTGGTCTCGTGCTTGCGGCTCCTCTGTCTTCAGTTCTGGGATATGTGCCCGCGTAGATGCTTCATTCcggccccagggcagcctggcaCCCACCGCACAAC GCTGTCCCACCTACATGGATGTTGTCATCGTCTTGGACGGCTCCAATAGCATCTATCCCTGGTCTGAAGTTCAGACTTTCCTACGAAGACTGGTAGGGAGACTGTTCATTGACCCAGAGCAAGTACAG GTGGGACTGGTGCAGTATGGGGAAAGCCCTGTGCATGAGTGGTCCCTGGGAGATTTCCGAACCAAGGAAGAAGTGGTGAGGGCAGCAAGGAACCTGAGTCGGCGAGAAGGACGAGAAACAAAGACTGCCCAAGCAATCCTGGTGGCCTG cACAGAAGGATTCAGTCTGTCCCGTGGTGGCCGACCAGAGGCTGCCAGGCTACTGGTGGTTGTCACGGATGGAGAGTCACACGATGGGGAGGAGCTTCCCGCTGCACTAAAGGCCTGTGAGGCTGGAAGAGTGACCCGCTATGGGATCGCG GTCCTTGGCCACTATCTCCGGAGGCAGCGAGACCCCACTTCCTTCCTGCGGGAAATCCGAATGATTGCCAATGACCCAGATGAGAGATTCTTCTTCAATGTCACAGATGAAGCTGCACTGACTGACATTGTAGACGCCCTGGGAGACCGGATTTTTGGCCTCGAGG GGTCCcatggagaaaatgaaagctCTTTCGGGCTGGAAATGTCTCAGATTGGTTTCTCCACTCATCGGCTGAAG GATGGGATTCTCTTTGGAATGGTGGGGGCCTACGACTGGGGGGGCTCTGTATTGTGGCTCGAAGAGGGTCACCACCTTTTCCCCCCACGGACAGCCCTGGAAGATGAGTTCCCCCCTGCTTTCCAGAACCATGCAGCCTACTTGG GTTACTCTGTTTCCTCCATGCTTTTGCGGGGTGGACGCCGCCTCTTTCTCTCAGGGGCTCCTCGGTTTAGACACAGAGGAAAGGTCATCGCCTTCCAGCTTAAGAAAGATGGGGCTGTGAGGGTTGCCCAGAGCCTCCAGGGGGAGCAG ATTGGTTCCTACTTTGGCAGTGAGCTCTGCCCATTGGATACAGATGGGGATGGAACAACCAATGTCTTACTTGTGGCTGCTCCCAtgttcctgggaccccagaataaGGAGACGGGGCGTGTTTATGTGTATCTGGTGGGGCAG CAGTCCTTGCTGACACTCCAGGGCACGCTTCAGCCAGAACCCCCCCAGGATGCTCGGTTTGGCTTTGCCATGGGTGCCATTCCTGATCTGAACCAAGATGGTTTTGCTGATGTGGCTGTGGGGGCGCCCCTGGAGGATGGGCATCACGGAGCCCTGTACCTATATCATGGCACCCAGAGTGGAATCAGGCCCCGTCCTGCCCAG aGGATTGCTGCCATCTCCATGCCACAGGCCCTCAGCTACTTTGGCCGTAGTGTGGATGGCCGGCTGGATCTGGATGGAGATGACCTGGTAGATGTGGCTGTGGGTGCCCAAGGGGCAGCTGTCCTGCTCAG CTCCCGGCCCATTGTGCACCTGGGCCCCTCCCTGGAGGTGACCCCACCAGCCATCAGTGTGGTTCAGAAGAACTGCAGCCGGCGAGGCCAAGAGGCAGCCTGCCTTTCTGCGGCCCTTTGCTTCCAAGTGACCTCTCGCACTCCTGGCCGCTGGAATCGCCGATTCT ATTTGCGGTTTACAGCATCACTAGATGAGTGGACGGCAGGGGCGCGGGCTGTGTTTGATGGCTCTGGCCAGAGGCTGTCCCCTCGGAGGCTCCAGCTCAGCGTAGGGAATGTCACCTGTGAGCAGCTGCGCTTCCATGTGCTG GATACCTCAGATTACCTCCGGCCACTGGCCTTGACTGTGACCTTTGCATTGGACAACACCACGAAGCCAGGGCCTGTGCTGGATGAGGGCTCACCCACCTCCATACAAAAGCTG GTCCCCTTCTCAAAGGACTGTGGCCCTGACAATGAATGCATCACAGACCTGGTGCTTCAAGCCAGTGTAGACATCAGAGGCTCTAG GAGGGACCCATTCGTGGTTCGAGGAGGTCGGCAGAAAGTGCTGGTGTCAGCAACTCTGGAGAACAGGAAGGAAAATGCCTACAACACTAGCCTGAGTCTCAGCTTCTCCAGAAACCTCCATCTGGCCAGTTTCACGTCTCAG AGGGACAGCCCAGTGAAGGTGGAGTGTGCAGCCCCTTCCCCTCATGTCCGGCTCTGCAGTGTGGCTCACCCTGTCTTTCGGACTGGAGCCAAG GTGACCTTCCTGCTGGAGTTTGAGTTtagctgctcctccctcctgagCCAGGTCCTTGTGAGGCTGACTGCTTCAAG CAATAGCCTGGAGAAAAACGGGACCCTTCAAGATAACACAGCCCAGATCTCAGCCTACATTCAATATGAGCCCCACCTCCTGTTCTCCAG TGAGTCCACTCTGCACCGCTATGAGGTTCACCCATATGGGACCCTCCCAGTGGGTCCCGAATTCAAAACCACTCTTAGG GTTCAGAACCTTGGCTGCTATGTGGTCAGTGGCCTCATCATCTCAGCCTTCCTTCCAGCTGTAGCCCATGGGGGCAACTACTTCCTGTCATTGTCTCAAGTCGTCACTAACAAT GCAAGCTGCACAGTACAGAACCTGACCGAGCCTCCACAGCCCCCTGTGCACCCAGAGGAGTTTCAGTACATGAACAGACTG AATGGGAGCAACACTCGGTGTCAGGTCGTGAGGTGCCATCTTGGGCGACTGGCAAAGGGGACCGAGGTCTCTGTTGGACTATTGAGACTGGTTCACAATGAATTTTTCCGGAGg GCCAAATTCAAGTCTCTGACGGTGGTCAGCACCTTTGAGCTGGGAGCTAAGGAGGGCAGTGTCCTACGGCTGCCTGAAGCCTCTCGTTGGAGTGAG agcctgctggAGGTGATTCAGACCCGCCCTGTCCTCATCTCCCTATGGATCCTTATTGGCAGTGTCCTGGGAGGGCTTCTCCTACTTGCTCTCCTTGTCTTCTGTCTTTGGAAG CTTGGCTTCTTTACCCGTAAGAAAatccctgaggaagaaaaaagagaagggaaattggAGCAATGA